TTATTGATTGATCATCTATTAAAATACAATCCATAATCAATCTCTTTATCTATTACACCATTTATCTACGTAAAACCAATAAAGGCGATACAAGCACAACTCTTCTAGTCCCTATTATTCCCAATAGTGAAATCAATAATGCCCCAATTAGCGGCAATAATATTAACCAAGGATGCAGTTGCCACTCTAAATTTAAAACAAAACGATAGAGTAAAAAGCTAATAAACTCACTTCCAATCATCGCCAGTAATCCTGCTAATCCGCCCATTAAGGCAAACTCTATCAATTGGCTTTTAAAGAGCATTTTTCGATTTGCGCCTAAAACTCGTAAAATAGCACCTTGCCGTAATCGATCGCTTAATGTTGCTTGTAACCCCGCGATAAGGACGATTAACCCTGCTAATAGCACTAATGCTAAAATATATTCCACTGCTAATGTAACTTGTTGCAAAATTTCATTTAATTGATTTACTATCGCCATTAAATCTAATAGCGTAATCGTTGGAAACTCGCGGGCTAATGTCATCAGCTCTTTTTGCATATTAGCTGGTAAGTAGAAACTTGTTAAATACGTTACGGGCACACCCACAATTGATTCTGGGTTAAACATTACAAAAAAGTTAGGCTGCACCGTATCCCAATTCACATGGCGAATACTGGTGAGCTTGGCGGTATAGCTCTCTCCGGCAATTACAAAGGTGAGCATATCCCCTAATTGCACATTTAACCCTTTGGCTAAATCCTCTTCTAAAGAAACGCTCATCTCCTTACTATTTTCCTGCCACCACTCTCCTTCTACAAGCTTATTTTCGGCAGGTAAATCTGCGCTCCAAGTTAAATTAAGATCACGCTTTGTCGCATTTTCCGCTCGTTCATTATTAAACGCTCTTTTACGCACAGGAATCTCATTGATCGCCGTTAAGCGCCCTGCCACCATAGGATAAAATGGCGAGATATTAGGCGATAATGTTGCGACATGCTCCCTAAAGGGCGCTCTATCTTCTTCCATAATATTCATGGCAAAATAGTTAGGCGCATCAGGTGGCAATTGATCTTGCCAAGTTTGCAGTAATTCCCCACGGAGCATCATCACTAATGCCATTGTCATTAAGATAACGCCAAATGCGACGATTTGCCCCATCGATTTCACAGGGTTGCGCAATGTTTGTCCTAGCGCCATTCGCCATACAAATGAAGCTCGAGATAATACTCTACGTAAAAATCTCACAGAAAAATATAGCGCTGTGCCCAGTAATATCACCATCAAAATAGCGCCGCCAAGAAGTGCCAAAGTTAAACTGATATTTAAGCTTAATTGCCACATGATTAAAAAAAGTGCCAGTAACGCTATCCCATAAACCACAAAGCTTTTAAGCGGCGTTGGCAGTAAATCTTCTCTTAAGACTCGTAGCGGCGGTGTTCTTCCTAAAGCGGCTAAAGGCGGTAATGCAAAACCAATTAAGACTGTAAATCCTGTTGCAACACCTGCAATTGCCGGCATTACGCCCCCAGAAGGCAACTCCGTGCTAATTAGATCTTTTAATAAAACAAATAGCCCTAATTGCGCGAGCCACCCTAAAATAGCGCCTAGCACAGCCCCTATAATACTTACATAAAATAGCTCAAAACCATATAACCACAATACTTGCTTTTGCTGCATTCCAAGCGAGCGAAGTAAGGCGCTGGCATCATAACGATTATTGGCAAATTGATTCGCTGATAACGCAATTGCGACGCTTGCTAACAAGATCCCCACTAAACTTGCTAAATTGAGGTAATTTTGCGCACGGTTTAAAGCGCCACTCACCTCTTTACTCCCATCAGCAATGGTTAAAATCTTCTGATTAGGCATTAATGTTTTCTTTAATGCCGGCTGTAATTCTTTTATTTGCGCCATATCACCAGCCCACAAATGGCGATAAGTGACTCGGCTTCCTTTTTGCACAGCACCTGTAGCGGCTAAATCCTCACGATTCATTAACGCAAAGGGATTAAAGCTATAAAAATTTGCCGAGCGATCAGGCGCATAAGTGATGATTTTAGTGATTTTAAGGGATTGCTTCCCAATATCAATAACATCACCTACATGAAGGTTTAAACCATATAACAATCTGGATTCTACCCAAACTTCACCCACCTTTGGTCCTTCATTTACCTCATATTCAGGGGTTTCAAGATTATCTTGTATTTTCAGCTTTCCTCGTAAAGGATAATTTATATCCGCCGCTTTTACGGAAACAAGCTGAAGATCATCACCATTTAAAATTACTGTCGAGAAGTTCACGGTTTTCGCATGTTCTAACCCTAAATCTTTTGCCAGTTTTAACTGCGAATCTGCCGCATCTTCATTACTTCTTAGTACTAAATCCGCAGCGAGAAACTCCCCCGCCCTCGCTTCCATTGAAGCATGCAATCTTGTACTAAAATAACCAATCGCCGTACTAATCATGACCGTAATAAGAAGCGCTACCAGTAAAATACGCAATTCTCCGGCGCGGATTTCTCGCATCAATTGTTTAAAAGCCAGTGCCGCTAATTGAACAAAGGATAACTTATTCATGATTAAAATCCTGATCCACTAAACGTCCACCCTCAATTTGAATTCGATATTGGCAACGCTCTGCTAACCTTGCTTCATGCGTGACTAATACTAAGGTTGTTTTGCTCTCTTCATTTAGCTGAAAAAGTAGATCAATAATGGATTCACCGGTTTTCGTATCTAAATTGCCGGTCGGTTCATCGGCAAATAAAATCGTTGGGTTTGAGGCAAATGCGCGAGCAATCGCCACTCTTTGCTGCTCACCACCTGATAACTGCTTAGGATAATGATGGGTTCTTTCCCCTAATCCTACTCGAGTTAATAGCTCAATACTTCGCTCTCTTGCACCCTTTTTCCCTTCTAACTCTAAAGGTAACATCACATTTTCAACCGCTGTTAAAGACTCTAATAATTGAAAAGATTGAAAAACAAACCCCACATGTAACGCCCGAAGAGCCGCTCTTTCATCCTCGCTCAGTTTACTTAAGGGCTTTTCGGCTAATAAAATCTCCCCTTCGGTTGGCACATCTAAACCTGCGAGCAACCCTAGTAATGTCGATTTCCCCGAGCCAGAACTCCCGATAATCGCTAAACTATCCCCTTCATGTAATTGAAAAGAGATATCTTGTAAAATCGTTAATTTTTCTGTTGTTTCTACCGATTTTCCAACATGCTTTGCATCCAAAATTATCGTCGTCATTATTTATCCAAATGCGTTAAAATTTTAAAGATTAATCATAACATCTTTTTGCTGAATCAAAATTGCTCTCTTGTGGATTTAATCAATGATTCCAAACAAGGTAAGATAGTAGATGATTACTATTTTTCGCCCAACTTTATGAAAGGTTTTTATCATGAGACTTATCACACAATTAAAACTCGGTATGGCCGCCATCATTCTCTGCACTATTTCACAGGCACAATCCATTTTAATTGTTGGCGATAGTATTAGTGCAGGCTTTGGGATTAATGCAGAAGAAGGTTGGGTCGCTTTATTAGAAGAAAAGCTACAAGCTGAAAATCATCAATATCAGGTGATTAATGCTTCTATCTCTGGCGATACGACAACTAATGGGCTCTCTCGTTTACCTGCTTTATTAGAAAAACATCAACCCAATATCACGATTATTGAATTAGGTGGTAATGATGGGCTTCGCGCAACGCCACCTACTAAAATTGCAGAGAATCTCTCAAAGATGATTGAACTGACTCAAAGCGCAAATAGCACACCTCTCTTAATTGGTATTCAATTACCGCCTAATTATGGAGATGCTTACCTAGCCCGTTTCTTAGCGCTCTATCCTACATTAGGAGAACAGCATCAAATTGCCGTCCTCCCTTCAATTGTTGAGAAAGTGGGCGGCAATCCTGATCTTATGCAAAATGATGGAATTCATCCTAATCAAAAAGGGCAACCGCTCATGCTTGAGGCGGTTTGGGAAAAGCTTGAACCACTACTGACTCCTTCTAATAGCTAAACGCCTTAAAAAAGGCTTTCCCATAATTCTTAGGAATCATCACAAAAAATCGTCTTATAGTATCTTTTGCTTAAATAGCTTTAACTTAAAAAGATCTATCAGTAAGAGGGAATATTTGCATTCCTCTTGCTCCCTTTTGATGCCCACAAATTATAGTGAAATCAATTTCAAAGCCATTCAATCAAATTGCCGGCGCATCAATTATGAAAAGTGCAAGAATCGTTCTATCCGGTATTTGCAAGTCGTTTTGATTCATACGCTGTGCTATTTTGCTTTTAAAATAATGTTGTTTATAGTAATCGGCTATCAATCACAGGCTTTTTATAATCCTATTTCACGATAAAAAAACTGCTCTATAAAAAAGAGCTAAACTTTACAAGAAATCCCATAAATAGAACTATTTTTTCTATTCAATTGAGCTTAAAAATGAAATTTGCTATCTTCCTTAAAGGGAGAATATAAATCGCAAAATTCAATCTTTGTCCTGTTTAACAATCAGTGACAATCTATTTTGAAATTCAGCCAAAAACATCAAATTTCCCACTAATAATAACCATACTCATCACCAAATCTCTAGGGGAACAATGCTGTGAAGCCTGCTAATCAAACGCTGAAAGTCGCTTTACCCATCTTATTACTCATCGGTAGTGCGCATCTCTTTAATGACTTCATTCAATCGATGCTCACTGCTATCTATCCGATGTTGCAGAAGAATTTTGTGCTAGACTTTGCCAATATTGGTCTTATTAGCCTTGTTTATCAGATGACCGCTTCCATTTTACAACCTTGTATTGGTTTTTGGACTGATAAAAACCCAAAACCTATGCTTTTACCAATTGGAATGCTAGTGACCACAAGCGGTGTAGTGCTTTTAAGCTCAGCCACCGCTTATTCACACCTCTTAATTGCCGCAGGAATGATGGGAATTGGCTCTTCAATCTTCCACCCTGAAGCCGTACGATTAACGCGCATTGCATCAGGTGGGAAATATGGCTTAGCGCAATCAATTTTCCAAGTAGGGGGAAACTTAGGATCCGCATTAGGACCATTAGTTGCCGGCATTATCATTGTTAAATATGCAAATCAAAAGAATATTCTCTGGTTTGCAGCGGTAGGGCTTATTGCTTGTGGCGTACTCTTTTACCTTGGAAATTGGGGGAGAGAATATCAAAAATCTAATAAACGTAAAGTCGCCGGCGCTGTAACTTTCCCCTATGGTAAAGCACGCACAATGTGGGCGTTAACGACGTTAGCCCTACTCATTTTTGCCAAATATTTCTATATGGCAAATTTCACTAACTACTTTAGCTTCTATCTCATTGAGAAGTTCCATGTAGAGCGCTCTAATGCCGTTATTCTTGTCTTTGTCTTTATGGCTGCAATTGCCGTTGGTACCTTTGCCGGCGGCCCGATTGGTGATAAAATTGGGCGTAGATCTGTTATTTGGTTCTCAATGATTGGGGCTATTCCCTTCTCGCTTGCATTACCTCATTTACCCTTTATTGGTGTCATCATTGCTTCCATCTTTATCGGGTTAATTTTAGCTTCCGCTTTCTCGGCGATCGTGGTCTTTGCTCAAGAATTAGTCCCTGGTAATGTTGGCATGATTGCTGGTATTTTCTTTGGCTTAATGTTTGGAATGAGCGGTATCGGCGCACTTTTCTTAGGATGGCTTGCGGATGTGACAAATCTGCAAACGGTCTTTATCTTAACCTCCTTCTTACCATTTTTTGGCTTCTTAACCTTCTTCTTACCTAAAGAAGAGGATAAAATTGCCGGTAATGAGGAAAATGCTTAAAAAGCATCAAAATATCAGTGATCATGATCTTATGATGGAATAATGGCATAATAGCCTTTGTTATTTTTAGAGATGATCACTTAATTTTTATCGGAGTATTATGAGAAATTTCCCGCCAATCTTTGCAGCATTAAAAGCTGAATTACAAAAACTCGGCGCCTGGATGTTAAAAAACAAACGCAACCGCCGGATTAGTGCGCAAATTTTCGCCCTAATCCCGACGATTCTTTGGCTTGCCATACATTCCCCTATCTCTAATAGTATCTCTTTTTTGAGTCTGATCTTTACTGTTCCGCTCGCCTTTTTCATCTTTAGTATCCTTTATAACGCCCTTTTAACGATTTTAAAGCGCTATTTGATTCATACAAAACGCTCTTCAAGCGCCTCTCCGTTATTAAAGAGACTCACCTCAAAACATAGTTTGTTTGTGATGGGGACATTTGCGATACCAATGTTACTCATTTTATCGCTATTATTTGTAGATCTAATTTCTTTAATGGCGCAAGTACCGCCTTCTAAACTTTATGGGGGTGAATATACCTTTTTAACCTCCCTCTATTTCGGGGCTTTTGCGGTGCTTGGATTTAGTGTTTCTGCTTATGTGGCATCGGTTCGTCATCGCTCTTTACGCCAATCTGAAAAACACCTTGAATATACCCAACAAAAAGATCGTGAAAGTGAAGTCGATCGCCGTATGCTTGAAGGTATTAAGCTACTTGGTGATAAGAATGAATCCGTTCGCCTTGGCGGTATTTATATTCTTTGGGAGATCGTGAAAGATGCCGTTAAAGCGCTTCCTTATCTCGATAGCCGCTATTACAACGTCTATTTTCATCGTTATAAAGATCATCCGATTGTCCCTTATATCACCTCAAAACCGTTACCGCCTTCAGAAGTGAAAGGGCAAAAAAAGCTTAAAGAGCTCTACTTTCAAACAAACCCGGCAGACCTTGCGCAGATTAAAGCCTATCAAAAGGCTTTCTCGCTTCATGAACAGGTATTAAGTATCCTTTGCGGGCATATTCGTACCCTCACCAATACTGAAGAGTATCTATTAACGTACTATCCTTCGATTGCTAAATCTCGTTTTCCAAGAGCTTATTCAGAGCGCTATGATGATGCCTCTAGAGTGATTCGTCAGCGTGAAGAAGAGCCCGGCAATGAGATTCAAATCCTCTATCGACTATTGAGTAAAAAAGAGTATTCGCAAGATAAGACCTTAGTGAGAGCGCTAAACTTTAAGATGAATCTTGCAAGCTCGATTTTAAAAGGCGCATATAGTGATCATGCGGATCTCTCCTATGCGAATCTTCGTAATGTGAACTTTAGCTACGCTCAAGCAAACTATGTCACCTTTGATTATAGTAGCTGTATTGATGCTAATTTTGATGAAGCAGCGCTCAATATTACCACATTTACCATGACAGACTGTACATCGGCCTCCTTTAAGCATGCACAGATCACCAATACGACATTTAAATATGCAAACTGCATTCGCGCAGACTTTACTAATATCTTCCATAAAGTGTACTTTTATGGAACCACCATGCTTCATACAAAATTTTCGTATGAAGATTTTATGAATG
The nucleotide sequence above comes from Ignatzschineria rhizosphaerae. Encoded proteins:
- a CDS encoding pentapeptide repeat-containing protein, with the protein product MRNFPPIFAALKAELQKLGAWMLKNKRNRRISAQIFALIPTILWLAIHSPISNSISFLSLIFTVPLAFFIFSILYNALLTILKRYLIHTKRSSSASPLLKRLTSKHSLFVMGTFAIPMLLILSLLFVDLISLMAQVPPSKLYGGEYTFLTSLYFGAFAVLGFSVSAYVASVRHRSLRQSEKHLEYTQQKDRESEVDRRMLEGIKLLGDKNESVRLGGIYILWEIVKDAVKALPYLDSRYYNVYFHRYKDHPIVPYITSKPLPPSEVKGQKKLKELYFQTNPADLAQIKAYQKAFSLHEQVLSILCGHIRTLTNTEEYLLTYYPSIAKSRFPRAYSERYDDASRVIRQREEEPGNEIQILYRLLSKKEYSQDKTLVRALNFKMNLASSILKGAYSDHADLSYANLRNVNFSYAQANYVTFDYSSCIDANFDEAALNITTFTMTDCTSASFKHAQITNTTFKYANCIRADFTNIFHKVYFYGTTMLHTKFSYEDFMNDRIEFLGINGLPGFANSTSLEREAIIELIKGDEVIYINPSNSEPIKNNAELCDKYIELLEKPRWRIPIMEAKQAHETLMRSGENQQPGETYSGHRSLEQIKTRDSLAVFHRMFKEKNRNYQAFYESLNSKEKRLVTKMFSDFDLSKKRDELGGKA
- a CDS encoding ABC transporter permease; its protein translation is MNKLSFVQLAALAFKQLMREIRAGELRILLVALLITVMISTAIGYFSTRLHASMEARAGEFLAADLVLRSNEDAADSQLKLAKDLGLEHAKTVNFSTVILNGDDLQLVSVKAADINYPLRGKLKIQDNLETPEYEVNEGPKVGEVWVESRLLYGLNLHVGDVIDIGKQSLKITKIITYAPDRSANFYSFNPFALMNREDLAATGAVQKGSRVTYRHLWAGDMAQIKELQPALKKTLMPNQKILTIADGSKEVSGALNRAQNYLNLASLVGILLASVAIALSANQFANNRYDASALLRSLGMQQKQVLWLYGFELFYVSIIGAVLGAILGWLAQLGLFVLLKDLISTELPSGGVMPAIAGVATGFTVLIGFALPPLAALGRTPPLRVLREDLLPTPLKSFVVYGIALLALFLIMWQLSLNISLTLALLGGAILMVILLGTALYFSVRFLRRVLSRASFVWRMALGQTLRNPVKSMGQIVAFGVILMTMALVMMLRGELLQTWQDQLPPDAPNYFAMNIMEEDRAPFREHVATLSPNISPFYPMVAGRLTAINEIPVRKRAFNNERAENATKRDLNLTWSADLPAENKLVEGEWWQENSKEMSVSLEEDLAKGLNVQLGDMLTFVIAGESYTAKLTSIRHVNWDTVQPNFFVMFNPESIVGVPVTYLTSFYLPANMQKELMTLAREFPTITLLDLMAIVNQLNEILQQVTLAVEYILALVLLAGLIVLIAGLQATLSDRLRQGAILRVLGANRKMLFKSQLIEFALMGGLAGLLAMIGSEFISFLLYRFVLNLEWQLHPWLILLPLIGALLISLLGIIGTRRVVLVSPLLVLRR
- a CDS encoding MFS transporter, whose protein sequence is MKPANQTLKVALPILLLIGSAHLFNDFIQSMLTAIYPMLQKNFVLDFANIGLISLVYQMTASILQPCIGFWTDKNPKPMLLPIGMLVTTSGVVLLSSATAYSHLLIAAGMMGIGSSIFHPEAVRLTRIASGGKYGLAQSIFQVGGNLGSALGPLVAGIIIVKYANQKNILWFAAVGLIACGVLFYLGNWGREYQKSNKRKVAGAVTFPYGKARTMWALTTLALLIFAKYFYMANFTNYFSFYLIEKFHVERSNAVILVFVFMAAIAVGTFAGGPIGDKIGRRSVIWFSMIGAIPFSLALPHLPFIGVIIASIFIGLILASAFSAIVVFAQELVPGNVGMIAGIFFGLMFGMSGIGALFLGWLADVTNLQTVFILTSFLPFFGFLTFFLPKEEDKIAGNEENA
- a CDS encoding arylesterase gives rise to the protein MRLITQLKLGMAAIILCTISQAQSILIVGDSISAGFGINAEEGWVALLEEKLQAENHQYQVINASISGDTTTNGLSRLPALLEKHQPNITIIELGGNDGLRATPPTKIAENLSKMIELTQSANSTPLLIGIQLPPNYGDAYLARFLALYPTLGEQHQIAVLPSIVEKVGGNPDLMQNDGIHPNQKGQPLMLEAVWEKLEPLLTPSNS
- a CDS encoding ABC transporter ATP-binding protein, which produces MTTIILDAKHVGKSVETTEKLTILQDISFQLHEGDSLAIIGSSGSGKSTLLGLLAGLDVPTEGEILLAEKPLSKLSEDERAALRALHVGFVFQSFQLLESLTAVENVMLPLELEGKKGARERSIELLTRVGLGERTHHYPKQLSGGEQQRVAIARAFASNPTILFADEPTGNLDTKTGESIIDLLFQLNEESKTTLVLVTHEARLAERCQYRIQIEGGRLVDQDFNHE